One window of Octopus sinensis unplaced genomic scaffold, ASM634580v1 Contig19792, whole genome shotgun sequence genomic DNA carries:
- the LOC115232179 gene encoding G-protein coupled receptor 52-like yields MSSNETDSMEVYANPNWIHLTIMIAVTVLILLSSLFTLAVIVYSNGYRSLQGIFMICIASSNLLVGLLVTPVGIFLSQNPDSRTIEKICPVSCITLLWTVTFVLYCIGFMALEKYFKIKLSINYVNRIRPLYGWIVACLTAVGSAVVVALPIWIEGPENFRIYSDTSFLCIFSYRGLGYISTPAILLNIGSHLALGQLVRHIKRNLNQMCPSMPRRLNRDLTAAKTISISLGIFLCSYIPATVCIFLRQYTVVDIPKSVFFGVTWLTISNNFFISILYYQHNSVFRYKAQKLIQVMCNPCQSLFCSKTNFKGLWTLTDVNDQLSL; encoded by the coding sequence ATGTCTTCTAACGAGACGGACTCGATGGAGGTCTATGCGAACCCGAACTGGATCCATTTGACAATAATGATTGCCGTGACGGTCCTAATTTTGTTGTCGTCTCTCTTCACTCTGGCCGTCATCGTTTACTCCAACGGTTACCGGTCATTACAGGGCATTTTCATGATCTGTATAGCTTCGTCTAATTTATTGGTCGGCCTTTTGGTCACACCCGTCGGCATATTTCTCTCGCAAAACCCGGACAGTCGAACGATCGAGAAGATTTGTCCCGTGTCCTGCATCACCCTCCTCTGGACTGTCACCTTCGTTCTCTACTGCATCGGCTTCATGGCCCTGGAAAAGTACTTCAAAATCAAGTTATCCATCAACTACGTGAACCGGATTCGACCCCTCTACGGTTGGATTGTAGCTTGTCTGACAGCCGTCGGCAGTGCCGTCGTCGTCGCCCTCCCGATATGGATCGAAGGTCCTGAAAACTTCCGTATTTACTCTGACACCAGTTTTCTGTGCATCTTCAGCTACAGAGGCTTGGGCTACATTTCCACACCGGCCATCCTACTTAATATCGGCTCGCATTTGGCCCTCGGCCAGCTCGTGCGTCACATCAAGCGAAACCTCAACCAAATGTGTCCGTCGATGCCTCGCCGACTCAACCGCGACCTGACGGCGGCGAAAACCATTTCCATTTCACTCGGGATTTTTCTCTGCTCCTATATTCCTGCTACAGTCTGTATCTTCTTACGACAATACACTGTCGTGGACATACCAAAATCAGTGTTTTTCGGAGTCACTTGGTTGACGATCTCAAacaatttctttatttccatCCTGTATTATCAACACAACAGTGTGTTCCGGTACAAGGCCCAGAAACTGATTCAAGTTATGTGTAATCCTTGCCAGTCGTTGTTCTGCAGCAAAACAAACTTTAAAGGACTCTGGACATTAACTGACGTCAATGACCAACTAAGTCTATAA